In a genomic window of Scyliorhinus torazame isolate Kashiwa2021f chromosome 5, sScyTor2.1, whole genome shotgun sequence:
- the LOC140418615 gene encoding uncharacterized protein isoform X1 — protein sequence MMWRCRRWTGDIGSGGLDDRKLKPNITSKFDSHSIQVLEEDLQTGTLSKLLHHNVTASLDSSGSEHYRPLNASVCISVSQGVRRGGFAVGKLKTNITSGSEYHRILHMQENSNASSAEKCGDCEQGFRSLSELETHQPSHTGERLFTCPECGKGFTWSSNLLRHQRVHSGETPFTCPECGKEFTRSSGLQQNHRVHTRERPFTCSKCGKGFTDSSTLLKYQQVHTDERPFKCVDCERCYKSSFNLMRHERAHTDERPFRCSDYGTGFRQSSELIVHQRIHTGDRPFTCSKCGKGFSDSSTLLKHLQVHTEARPFQCTDCGKCYKSPVDLMHHQLVHTDETPFRCSHCGTGFRQSPQLTVHQRIHTRERPFTCFECGKGFTQSSTLQRHQRVHTGERPFPCFVCGKRFTRLSILTSHQCVCK from the exons GGTATTAGAAGAGGATTTACAGACCGGAACCTTGAGCAAACTCTTACATCACAATGTGACAgcttcactcgattcatcaggaagTGAACATTATCGTCCTTTGAACGCAAGTGTTTGCATTTCAG tttcacagggtgttcgaaggggaggatttgcagttgggaaactgaaaacaaacatcacatcaggatctgaatatcatcggatttTGCACATGCAAGAAAATAGCAATGCTAGCAGTGCggagaaatgtggggactgtgagcaGGGATTCAGATCCCTGTCGGAGCTGGAAACCCATCAgcccagtcacactggggagagactgttcacctgcccagagtgtgggaagggattcacctggtcatccaatctgctgagacaccagcgagttcatagtggggagactccattcacctgcccagagtgtgggaaggaattcactcgatcatcagggcTGCAACAAAACCATcgggttcacactagggagaggccattcacctgctccaagtgtggaaagggatttactgaTTCTTCCACTCTGTTGAAATACCAGCAGGTTCACacggatgagagaccttttaaatgtgtagACTGTGAGAGGTGCTATAAAAGTTCCTTCAACCTAATGCGTCATGAGCGagctcacactgatgagagaccgttcaggtgctcggaCTATGGAACTGGGTTCAGGCAGTCATCGGAACTCattgtacaccagcgaattcacactggggacaggccgttcacctgctccaagtgtggaaagggattcagcgattcatccaccctgctgaaacaCCTGCAGGTTCACACTGAAGCAAGACCATTTCAATGCactgactgtgggaagtgctataaaagtcctGTGGACCTGATGCAccatcagcttgttcacactgatgagacaccattcaggtgctctcactgtgggacagggtTCAGGCAATCACCTCAACTgactgtacaccagcgaattcacaccagggagaggccattcacctgcttcgagtgtgggaaaggattcactcagtcatccactctgcaaagacaccagcgagttcacactggggagagaccgttcccctgcttcgtgtgtgggaagagattcactcggttgtccATTCTCACAAGTCACCAGTGTGTTTGCAAATAA
- the LOC140418615 gene encoding uncharacterized protein isoform X2 codes for MQMDIGSGGLDDRKLKPNITSKFDSHSIQVLEEDLQTGTLSKLLHHNVTASLDSSGSEHYRPLNASVCISVSQGVRRGGFAVGKLKTNITSGSEYHRILHMQENSNASSAEKCGDCEQGFRSLSELETHQPSHTGERLFTCPECGKGFTWSSNLLRHQRVHSGETPFTCPECGKEFTRSSGLQQNHRVHTRERPFTCSKCGKGFTDSSTLLKYQQVHTDERPFKCVDCERCYKSSFNLMRHERAHTDERPFRCSDYGTGFRQSSELIVHQRIHTGDRPFTCSKCGKGFSDSSTLLKHLQVHTEARPFQCTDCGKCYKSPVDLMHHQLVHTDETPFRCSHCGTGFRQSPQLTVHQRIHTRERPFTCFECGKGFTQSSTLQRHQRVHTGERPFPCFVCGKRFTRLSILTSHQCVCK; via the exons GGTATTAGAAGAGGATTTACAGACCGGAACCTTGAGCAAACTCTTACATCACAATGTGACAgcttcactcgattcatcaggaagTGAACATTATCGTCCTTTGAACGCAAGTGTTTGCATTTCAG tttcacagggtgttcgaaggggaggatttgcagttgggaaactgaaaacaaacatcacatcaggatctgaatatcatcggatttTGCACATGCAAGAAAATAGCAATGCTAGCAGTGCggagaaatgtggggactgtgagcaGGGATTCAGATCCCTGTCGGAGCTGGAAACCCATCAgcccagtcacactggggagagactgttcacctgcccagagtgtgggaagggattcacctggtcatccaatctgctgagacaccagcgagttcatagtggggagactccattcacctgcccagagtgtgggaaggaattcactcgatcatcagggcTGCAACAAAACCATcgggttcacactagggagaggccattcacctgctccaagtgtggaaagggatttactgaTTCTTCCACTCTGTTGAAATACCAGCAGGTTCACacggatgagagaccttttaaatgtgtagACTGTGAGAGGTGCTATAAAAGTTCCTTCAACCTAATGCGTCATGAGCGagctcacactgatgagagaccgttcaggtgctcggaCTATGGAACTGGGTTCAGGCAGTCATCGGAACTCattgtacaccagcgaattcacactggggacaggccgttcacctgctccaagtgtggaaagggattcagcgattcatccaccctgctgaaacaCCTGCAGGTTCACACTGAAGCAAGACCATTTCAATGCactgactgtgggaagtgctataaaagtcctGTGGACCTGATGCAccatcagcttgttcacactgatgagacaccattcaggtgctctcactgtgggacagggtTCAGGCAATCACCTCAACTgactgtacaccagcgaattcacaccagggagaggccattcacctgcttcgagtgtgggaaaggattcactcagtcatccactctgcaaagacaccagcgagttcacactggggagagaccgttcccctgcttcgtgtgtgggaagagattcactcggttgtccATTCTCACAAGTCACCAGTGTGTTTGCAAATAA
- the LOC140418626 gene encoding uncharacterized protein, with amino-acid sequence MEKPWKCGDCGKGFKAPSKVETHRRSHTGERPFTCSQCGKGFSDSSTLRTHQRVHTGERPFTCSQCGKGFTQLSNLQTHQRVHTGERPFTCSQCGKGFSDSSTLRRHQRVHTGVRPFCSQCGKGFSDSSNLRTHQRVHTGETPFTCSQCGKGFTRVSKLQTHQRVHTGERPFTCSQCGKGFSDSSNLQSHHRVHTGERPFTCSQCGKGFTQLPNLQTHQRVHTGERPFTCSQCGKGFTQLSTMQRHQRVHTGERPFTCSQCGKGFIDSSNLRKHQRVHTGERPSTCS; translated from the coding sequence atggagaaaccgtggaaatgtggggactgtgggaagggattcaaagccccgtcaaaggtggaaactcatcgacgtagtcacactggagagaggccattcacctgctctcagtgtgggaagggattcagtgattcatccaccctgcggacacaccagcgagttcacactggggagaggccgttcacctgctctcagtgtgggaaaggattcactcagttatccaacctgcagacacaccagcgagttcacactggagagaggccattcacctgctctcagtgtgggaagggattcagtgattcatccaccctgcggagacaccagcgagttcacactggggtgaggccgttctgctctcaatgtgggaagggattcagtgattcatccaacctgcggacacaccagcgagttcacactggggagacgccattcacctgctctcagtgtgggaaaggatttactcgagtatccaaactacagacacatcagcgagttcacactggggagaggccattcacctgctctcagtgtgggaagggattcagtgattcatccaacctgcagtcacaccaccgggttcacactggggagaggccattcacctgctctcagtgtgggaagggatttactcaattacccaacctgcagacacaccagcgagttcacactggggagaggccattcacctgctctcagtgtgggaagggatttactcaattatccaccatgcagagacaccagcgagttcacactggggagaggccattcacctgctcccaatgtgggaagggatttattgattcctccaacctgcggaaacatcagcgagttcacactggggagaggccatccacgtgctcttag
- the LOC140418615 gene encoding uncharacterized protein isoform X3, with protein MRSISNGDGERLLLCIHNLVLEEDLQTGTLSKLLHHNVTASLDSSGSEHYRPLNASVCISVSQGVRRGGFAVGKLKTNITSGSEYHRILHMQENSNASSAEKCGDCEQGFRSLSELETHQPSHTGERLFTCPECGKGFTWSSNLLRHQRVHSGETPFTCPECGKEFTRSSGLQQNHRVHTRERPFTCSKCGKGFTDSSTLLKYQQVHTDERPFKCVDCERCYKSSFNLMRHERAHTDERPFRCSDYGTGFRQSSELIVHQRIHTGDRPFTCSKCGKGFSDSSTLLKHLQVHTEARPFQCTDCGKCYKSPVDLMHHQLVHTDETPFRCSHCGTGFRQSPQLTVHQRIHTRERPFTCFECGKGFTQSSTLQRHQRVHTGERPFPCFVCGKRFTRLSILTSHQCVCK; from the exons atgcgcagtatcAGTAATGGCGATGGAGAGCGGCTTCTTCTTTGCATCCATAATTT GGTATTAGAAGAGGATTTACAGACCGGAACCTTGAGCAAACTCTTACATCACAATGTGACAgcttcactcgattcatcaggaagTGAACATTATCGTCCTTTGAACGCAAGTGTTTGCATTTCAG tttcacagggtgttcgaaggggaggatttgcagttgggaaactgaaaacaaacatcacatcaggatctgaatatcatcggatttTGCACATGCAAGAAAATAGCAATGCTAGCAGTGCggagaaatgtggggactgtgagcaGGGATTCAGATCCCTGTCGGAGCTGGAAACCCATCAgcccagtcacactggggagagactgttcacctgcccagagtgtgggaagggattcacctggtcatccaatctgctgagacaccagcgagttcatagtggggagactccattcacctgcccagagtgtgggaaggaattcactcgatcatcagggcTGCAACAAAACCATcgggttcacactagggagaggccattcacctgctccaagtgtggaaagggatttactgaTTCTTCCACTCTGTTGAAATACCAGCAGGTTCACacggatgagagaccttttaaatgtgtagACTGTGAGAGGTGCTATAAAAGTTCCTTCAACCTAATGCGTCATGAGCGagctcacactgatgagagaccgttcaggtgctcggaCTATGGAACTGGGTTCAGGCAGTCATCGGAACTCattgtacaccagcgaattcacactggggacaggccgttcacctgctccaagtgtggaaagggattcagcgattcatccaccctgctgaaacaCCTGCAGGTTCACACTGAAGCAAGACCATTTCAATGCactgactgtgggaagtgctataaaagtcctGTGGACCTGATGCAccatcagcttgttcacactgatgagacaccattcaggtgctctcactgtgggacagggtTCAGGCAATCACCTCAACTgactgtacaccagcgaattcacaccagggagaggccattcacctgcttcgagtgtgggaaaggattcactcagtcatccactctgcaaagacaccagcgagttcacactggggagagaccgttcccctgcttcgtgtgtgggaagagattcactcggttgtccATTCTCACAAGTCACCAGTGTGTTTGCAAATAA